The following are from one region of the Carnobacterium gallinarum DSM 4847 genome:
- a CDS encoding immunity protein YezG family protein has protein sequence MENKLGELYSELAQKIISMIPINWDRIYYLGEVEKEQLSWSSVFYFEETDSKIFVKSHNIPEKYSVSQQIYDELLVELNSLLLKIYRCFEENDQPVWDQLDFSLTSNGKFNVNFLYDKISENDSGQAKREIIWAYNSFGFKPKEGTFTRKLLNSYLNEK, from the coding sequence ATGGAGAACAAATTAGGAGAACTTTACAGTGAATTAGCACAGAAAATTATTTCTATGATTCCAATTAATTGGGATAGAATATATTATTTAGGTGAGGTAGAAAAGGAACAATTAAGTTGGTCATCAGTATTTTACTTTGAAGAAACGGATTCAAAAATATTTGTGAAATCACATAATATTCCAGAAAAATATAGTGTTTCACAACAAATATATGATGAATTACTAGTTGAATTAAATTCATTATTGCTAAAAATATATAGGTGTTTTGAGGAAAATGACCAACCAGTATGGGATCAGTTGGATTTTTCCTTAACTTCCAATGGAAAATTTAATGTCAATTTTTTATACGATAAAATTTCAGAAAATGATAGTGGGCAAGCAAAAAGAGAAATTATTTGGGCATATAATAGTTTTGGATTTAAGCCAAAAGAAGGTACTTTTACACGTAAGTTGTTAAATTCTTATTTAAATGAAAAATAA
- a CDS encoding T7SS effector LXG polymorphic toxin, with product MSSDMYVSASKKQAVSVSAMSKKQVQDYEDVQKAIREFTLNSPFLTGKAYDSAKQYFSLVLYPLGQAGILLSEAVERAVKRLPEDYQDQVDSGDLKQSELEEKIRQVNQLLGQAEDIRELIQSVHTPDILKNSQLQANMQLLNLYSDVKRSLEEKLDQLLRFNAYSETIFSEVDALQQLIEQGLKQTQTAWNGESKTFTVDRSKMDWALTVNEQWTSRENEINGIDEEKIKELEEYEVYAKLVYDGEGNPQVFWQLVKDGKGVKNPALYQYLKRAGHHLDPDMFEFISLNEWDKKMKAGFRDGVNLETGDRYSGFLGGLVSSSQVVEDMHTWATEAELAQALQVLGFSYASYRLAVGSGSKEVGGADVPKHNVGVVQSRINVANGRTRFTPKRPSTGKPVSAGFEHVYDGHFNRPLANSRSIFSITTDKLKQVLQSPNTVEVTVIDMSGGQYKRIVDTGEVIGNTALKFGGKPTSWIEIITDRSGNLITTYPVPKP from the coding sequence ATGAGCAGTGATATGTACGTTTCAGCTTCAAAAAAACAAGCGGTTAGCGTGAGTGCCATGAGCAAAAAACAAGTACAGGATTATGAAGATGTCCAGAAAGCCATTCGTGAGTTTACCTTGAATAGCCCTTTTCTGACAGGAAAAGCCTATGATTCAGCGAAACAGTATTTTTCATTAGTCTTATATCCGTTAGGTCAAGCGGGAATTTTATTATCCGAGGCTGTGGAGCGAGCAGTAAAGCGATTGCCGGAAGACTACCAAGATCAAGTAGATAGTGGGGATTTGAAGCAATCGGAATTGGAAGAGAAAATCAGGCAAGTGAACCAATTATTAGGTCAAGCCGAAGACATTCGAGAACTGATACAATCAGTACATACGCCAGATATACTAAAAAATAGCCAGCTCCAAGCCAATATGCAACTGTTGAATTTGTACAGTGATGTGAAGCGAAGTTTGGAAGAAAAGCTGGATCAATTACTACGGTTTAACGCCTATTCTGAGACGATTTTTTCAGAAGTGGACGCGTTACAACAATTGATTGAGCAAGGCTTGAAACAGACCCAAACGGCTTGGAATGGAGAGAGTAAAACCTTTACAGTGGATCGTTCCAAGATGGATTGGGCGCTAACCGTCAACGAGCAATGGACTAGTCGAGAAAATGAGATCAACGGGATTGACGAAGAGAAAATAAAAGAGTTAGAAGAGTATGAGGTTTATGCTAAACTAGTTTATGATGGCGAAGGCAATCCACAAGTATTTTGGCAGTTGGTGAAGGATGGCAAAGGCGTTAAGAATCCAGCGCTGTATCAATACTTAAAGCGAGCAGGGCATCATTTAGATCCGGATATGTTTGAATTTATCTCGTTGAACGAATGGGATAAAAAAATGAAGGCTGGTTTTCGGGATGGAGTGAATCTTGAAACTGGGGATCGTTATTCTGGGTTTCTGGGTGGACTTGTCAGTAGCTCGCAAGTTGTAGAGGACATGCATACATGGGCAACGGAAGCGGAATTGGCGCAGGCTTTACAAGTGTTGGGATTTAGTTATGCGTCGTATCGGTTGGCTGTGGGGAGTGGGAGTAAAGAAGTTGGTGGGGCTGATGTTCCAAAACATAATGTTGGAGTTGTGCAGTCTAGAATTAATGTTGCAAATGGGAGGACTAGATTTACTCCAAAAAGACCTTCGACAGGAAAACCAGTATCAGCGGGATTTGAACATGTATATGATGGTCACTTTAATAGACCTCTTGCAAATAGTCGTTCTATTTTTTCAATAACTACTGATAAATTAAAACAGGTTTTACAGTCTCCTAATACTGTTGAAGTGACCGTGATAGATATGTCTGGAGGACAATATAAAAGAATTGTTGATACAGGTGAAGTAATTGGAAATACAGCTTTAAAATTTGGTGGGAAGCCTACTAGTTGGATTGAAATAATCACTGACCGATCTGGAAATTTAATAACTACTTATCCAGTTCCAAAACCTTAA
- a CDS encoding DNA/RNA non-specific endonuclease produces the protein MEYGEHIGKNGNKQFLKSDVEYVDSNGYKYSTDNVGRIENASGDLVLGQGERNAYAQRTVGGSDRLAYDDGGHLIGSQFNGSGQFDNLLPQNSKINRVGGEWYNMEKTWADALKGGSKVVVNIKPTFTLDSLRPDSFNVEYWIDGEKFIKFIKNP, from the coding sequence ATTGAATACGGTGAACATATTGGCAAAAACGGAAATAAACAATTTTTAAAATCTGATGTAGAATATGTTGATAGTAATGGCTATAAGTATTCAACTGATAATGTTGGACGAATAGAAAATGCATCTGGAGATTTAGTTTTAGGACAGGGTGAAAGAAATGCATATGCTCAACGAACTGTTGGAGGTTCGGATAGGTTGGCATATGATGATGGTGGTCATTTAATAGGCTCTCAATTTAATGGTTCAGGACAATTTGATAATCTCTTACCACAAAACAGCAAAATTAATAGAGTTGGTGGGGAATGGTATAATATGGAAAAAACTTGGGCTGATGCATTAAAAGGTGGAAGTAAAGTTGTGGTAAATATCAAGCCAACATTTACTTTGGATTCGCTCAGACCCGATAGTTTTAACGTTGAATATTGGATAGACGGAGAGAAATTTATTAAATTTATTAAAAATCCTTGA